One Xiphias gladius isolate SHS-SW01 ecotype Sanya breed wild chromosome 13, ASM1685928v1, whole genome shotgun sequence genomic window carries:
- the LOC120797926 gene encoding uncharacterized protein LOC120797926 isoform X1 produces the protein MAAVCQPRRALVEIPAPQPKIAARIRRSYLEILSARLAPSPIPRGRNTATNTRRVQSLDLPIGGVWSGRIEEQCEKIDEHHTPLSKQQLVQLIRSLILVEQSQEHRILASDLKYLQEDLQLKKANVYRSIPYSRFGSNRDAHCYRKAYPHMVAFKVSCQEWGQVLLRNKEWDAVLEHTLMAWRYTSELPQWDTANHNALREQCYSILAAHSLTALQHHHPEPNRVRELLRRLKTAQLHSQSIVPCIQELQRIMGCADDSSMDTK, from the exons ATGGCCGCTGTGTGCCAGCCACGACGTGCCTTGGTGGAAATACCTGCTCCTCAGCCAAAAATTGCAG ctcgGATTAGGAGGTCCTACTTAGAAATTCTAAGTGCTCGTTTGGCTCCATCGCCGATTCCCAGGGGGAGAAATACAGCTACAAACACGAGGCGTGTGCAGTCCT TGGACTTGCCCATTGGTGGCGTGTGGAGTGGGAGAATAGAAGAGCAGTGTGAGAAGATAGACGAGCATCATACCCCACTCTCCAAACAGCAACTTGTACAGTTAATCAGGTCCCTTATCTTAGTTGAACAG AGCCAAGAGCACCGGATCCTGGCCTCAGACTTGAAGTATCTCCAGGAGGACTTGCAACTaaagaaagcaaatgtttaCAGGTCCATACCCTACTCACGGTTTGGCTCCAATAGGGATGCTCACTGCTACAGAAAGGCATATCCTCACATGGTGGCATTCAAA GTTTCGTGTCAGGAGTGGGGCCAAGTTCTTCTGAGGAACAAAGAGTGGGACGCTGTTCTGGAGCACACACTGATGGCATGGCGCTACACCAGTGAGTTGCCACAGTGGGATACAGCGAACCATAACGCTCTGCGAGAACAGTGTTACAGCATTCTGGCAGCTCACAGCCTCACTGctctccagcaccaccacccTGAACCCAACAGAGTACGCGAGCTGCTCAGAAG gTTGAAGACGGCTCAGCTGCACAGCCAATCAATTGTGCCCTGTATTCAGGAGTTGCAGAGGATTATGGGATGTGCAGATGACTCCTCCATGGATACAAAATAA
- the LOC120797926 gene encoding uncharacterized protein LOC120797926 isoform X2 — protein sequence MAAVCQPRRALVEIPAPQPKIAARIRRSYLEILSARLAPSPIPRGRNTATNTRRVQSLDLPIGGVWSGRIEEQCEKIDEHHTPLSKQQLVQLIRSLILVEQSQEHRILASDLKYLQEDLQLKKANVYRSIPYSRFGSNRDAHCYRKAYPHMVAFKVSCQEWGQVLLRNKEWDAVLEHTLMAWRYTSELPQWDTANHNALREQCYSILAAHSLTALQHHHPEPNRVRELLRRAERSHKL from the exons ATGGCCGCTGTGTGCCAGCCACGACGTGCCTTGGTGGAAATACCTGCTCCTCAGCCAAAAATTGCAG ctcgGATTAGGAGGTCCTACTTAGAAATTCTAAGTGCTCGTTTGGCTCCATCGCCGATTCCCAGGGGGAGAAATACAGCTACAAACACGAGGCGTGTGCAGTCCT TGGACTTGCCCATTGGTGGCGTGTGGAGTGGGAGAATAGAAGAGCAGTGTGAGAAGATAGACGAGCATCATACCCCACTCTCCAAACAGCAACTTGTACAGTTAATCAGGTCCCTTATCTTAGTTGAACAG AGCCAAGAGCACCGGATCCTGGCCTCAGACTTGAAGTATCTCCAGGAGGACTTGCAACTaaagaaagcaaatgtttaCAGGTCCATACCCTACTCACGGTTTGGCTCCAATAGGGATGCTCACTGCTACAGAAAGGCATATCCTCACATGGTGGCATTCAAA GTTTCGTGTCAGGAGTGGGGCCAAGTTCTTCTGAGGAACAAAGAGTGGGACGCTGTTCTGGAGCACACACTGATGGCATGGCGCTACACCAGTGAGTTGCCACAGTGGGATACAGCGAACCATAACGCTCTGCGAGAACAGTGTTACAGCATTCTGGCAGCTCACAGCCTCACTGctctccagcaccaccacccTGAACCCAACAGAGTACGCGAGCTGCTCAGAAG GGCAGAAAGGTCTCACAAGCTTTGA